In Gemmatimonadaceae bacterium, one DNA window encodes the following:
- a CDS encoding EAL domain-containing protein produces the protein MLTSQNRDSRLHRARRAVQFAYALIAAGLVLPVIMLRIPTVLGDAIYAWSSAILPLFPLWWAWRVIRDGDAETAASWKWILVGTLGLYAYEMWWFVGWAAGKNFAWDPEDVVSLLFAPMLLIGSLRGRLKVIDRADGWRTAIDTTVVFIALTTLLATLFAAGGALHVLTRPSDLLKVLDPVTGLLTLGGLAVLWVRRDYTDVPAWAMWLGWSLLIGMIGDVYYAMPRSVGHPSPWFVRMAWYGSWGTHAYAAALAMRPRLRVPIARVQHSRLPYLMVTAAYIALVLAVTGDNHELMKLVTLCVGIVTILVLARQYIAARELEVLYEERASLHAEGKLAALVRHGTDLLSIIDPDGTLRFASPSHEITMGHSAEWLVGKNLFDGIHRDDLPKVQTAFASLVKGEQGAFAVTFRVRHADKSWRWIDGFATDLRDEPSIGAIVLNGRDVTERQAMEARLLDQVLRDPLTGLGNRRLFRDRVEHALARHQRGANLMAVLFLDLDHFKIVNDTLGHAAGDALLTTVAGRITAVLRTSDTIARLGGDEFAVLLEDMLEPSDAEAAALRIQQALERPIVIDDREVYARASIGIAHAHETHDVDDLLADADAAMYGAKQAGRGRIQGFSSAMRATARERMEIESELRHAIAREELYLVYQPVLDLHSGKITGVEALMRWDHPTKGPISPGRFISVAEESDLIVEIGRTALRQAARDAVWLRGTSPAAATLQVAVNLSPRHLLLPEVVTDIQQAIHDAHCDPQALVVEITETVLAANESIIAERLKVLRELGVQIALDDFGTGYSSLAYLRRFPIDILKVDRSFLADHDADITADGVTRAIVSIGHSLGLRTVAEGVETERQLDQLVRLGCGYAQGFVIARPGDRQAVAALLRAWDVEGMRARLGAGSMAA, from the coding sequence ATGCTGACGTCCCAAAACCGAGACAGCCGATTGCACCGCGCCCGACGTGCGGTGCAGTTCGCGTATGCGCTCATCGCCGCTGGCCTCGTGCTGCCGGTGATCATGCTGCGCATCCCGACGGTCCTTGGCGATGCGATCTATGCCTGGTCGTCGGCGATCCTGCCGCTCTTTCCGCTCTGGTGGGCGTGGCGTGTCATTCGCGATGGCGACGCCGAGACGGCCGCCTCGTGGAAGTGGATCTTGGTTGGCACGCTTGGCCTCTACGCCTACGAGATGTGGTGGTTCGTAGGCTGGGCCGCCGGCAAGAACTTCGCGTGGGATCCCGAGGATGTCGTCAGCCTGCTCTTCGCGCCGATGCTGCTGATCGGCAGCCTGCGCGGACGGCTGAAGGTGATCGATCGCGCCGACGGCTGGCGCACGGCGATCGACACCACGGTGGTGTTCATCGCGCTCACGACGCTCCTGGCCACGCTCTTCGCCGCGGGTGGGGCGCTCCATGTGCTCACGCGTCCGAGCGATCTCCTCAAGGTGCTCGATCCCGTCACCGGTCTCCTGACGCTGGGTGGCCTCGCGGTGCTGTGGGTGCGCCGCGACTACACCGACGTCCCGGCGTGGGCCATGTGGCTGGGCTGGTCGCTGCTGATCGGCATGATCGGCGACGTGTACTACGCCATGCCGCGGAGCGTGGGGCATCCGTCGCCCTGGTTCGTGCGCATGGCCTGGTACGGCAGCTGGGGCACCCATGCCTATGCCGCGGCCCTGGCGATGCGGCCGCGACTGCGGGTGCCGATCGCGCGGGTCCAGCATTCGCGCTTGCCGTATCTGATGGTCACGGCGGCGTACATCGCGCTGGTCCTGGCCGTCACGGGCGATAATCACGAGCTGATGAAGCTGGTCACGCTCTGCGTCGGCATCGTGACGATCCTCGTCCTGGCGCGCCAGTACATCGCCGCCCGCGAGCTCGAAGTCCTGTACGAAGAGCGGGCCTCGCTGCACGCCGAGGGCAAGCTGGCCGCGCTGGTGCGCCACGGCACCGACCTGCTGTCGATCATCGACCCCGACGGCACGCTGCGCTTCGCCAGCCCGTCGCATGAGATCACGATGGGCCACAGCGCCGAGTGGCTGGTCGGGAAGAATCTCTTCGACGGCATCCACCGCGACGATCTCCCCAAGGTGCAGACCGCGTTCGCGTCGCTGGTGAAGGGTGAACAGGGGGCGTTTGCCGTGACCTTCCGAGTACGTCACGCCGACAAGTCGTGGCGCTGGATCGACGGCTTCGCCACCGACCTGCGTGATGAGCCGAGCATCGGCGCGATCGTGCTCAATGGCCGCGACGTCACCGAGCGGCAGGCGATGGAGGCGCGGCTCCTCGATCAGGTGCTGCGGGATCCACTCACGGGGCTGGGCAATCGACGGCTGTTCCGCGATCGCGTGGAGCATGCGCTGGCGCGGCATCAGCGCGGCGCCAACCTCATGGCGGTCCTCTTCCTCGATCTCGATCACTTCAAGATCGTAAACGACACGTTGGGGCACGCCGCGGGCGATGCGCTCCTGACAACGGTCGCCGGGCGCATCACTGCGGTATTGCGCACGTCGGACACCATCGCGCGACTGGGCGGCGATGAGTTTGCCGTCCTCCTCGAGGACATGCTCGAGCCAAGCGACGCCGAAGCGGCGGCGCTGCGTATCCAGCAGGCGCTCGAGCGGCCCATCGTGATCGACGATCGCGAGGTGTACGCGCGCGCCAGCATCGGCATTGCGCATGCCCACGAGACACACGATGTGGATGATCTGCTCGCCGACGCCGACGCCGCCATGTACGGCGCCAAGCAGGCCGGGCGCGGGCGTATCCAGGGCTTCTCCAGTGCCATGCGCGCGACGGCGCGCGAGCGCATGGAGATCGAGAGCGAGCTGCGGCACGCCATCGCGCGCGAGGAGCTCTATCTCGTCTATCAACCGGTGCTCGATCTCCATTCCGGGAAGATCACCGGTGTCGAGGCGCTGATGCGCTGGGATCATCCCACGAAGGGACCCATCTCCCCGGGCCGATTCATTTCGGTGGCGGAGGAGAGCGACCTTATCGTGGAGATTGGCCGCACGGCGTTGCGGCAGGCCGCGCGCGACGCGGTGTGGCTGCGCGGCACGTCGCCGGCCGCGGCCACCCTGCAGGTGGCCGTGAACCTGTCGCCGCGCCATCTGTTGCTGCCGGAGGTCGTGACCGACATCCAGCAGGCCATCCACGACGCCCACTGCGATCCGCAGGCGCTCGTGGTCGAAATCACCGAGACGGTGCTCGCCGCAAATGAGTCGATCATCGCCGAGCGTTTGAAGGTCCTGCGCGAGCTCGGCGTCCAGATCGCGCTCGACGACTTCGGCACCGGCTATTCCTCACTGGCCTATCTGCGCCGCTTCCCGATCGACATCCTCAAGGTCGATCGCAGCTTCCTCGCCGACCACGACGCCGACATCACCGCCGACGGCGTCACCCGCGCCATCGTCTCGATCGGTCACAGCCTCGGGCTGCGCACGGTCGCCGAAGGCGTCGAGACCGAACGCCAGCTCGATCAGCTGGTCCGACTTGGCTGCGGCTACGCCCAGGGCTTCGTCATCGCCCGCCCCGGCGACCGCCAGGCCGTCGCCGCGCTCCTGCGCGCGTGGGATGTGGAGGGGATGCGGGCGCGGTTGGGGGCGGGGAGCATGGCCGCCTGA
- a CDS encoding NUDIX domain-containing protein, with amino-acid sequence MTAPIPRIGVAVIIQRGDTVLVGQRRSATHGDGTWQFPGGHLEFGETVEQCAVREAREETGLAVRVTGRGPWVDSFFTAEGRQYVTLFVLTRAESGEPEAREPDKCAAWQWCRWEALPEPLFTPIVELRALGWRPPPE; translated from the coding sequence ATGACCGCTCCCATTCCTCGCATCGGTGTCGCCGTCATCATCCAGCGTGGTGACACCGTGCTCGTCGGGCAGCGGCGCAGCGCCACACATGGCGACGGCACGTGGCAGTTCCCCGGCGGACATCTCGAATTCGGCGAAACCGTTGAGCAGTGCGCGGTTCGCGAGGCGCGTGAAGAGACCGGGCTGGCCGTCCGCGTGACAGGGCGGGGCCCGTGGGTGGACTCCTTCTTCACCGCCGAAGGGCGCCAGTATGTGACCCTGTTCGTGCTCACGCGCGCTGAGTCGGGTGAGCCCGAAGCGCGCGAACCGGACAAATGTGCGGCGTGGCAGTGGTGCCGGTGGGAGGCGCTTCCTGAACCACTCTTCACGCCGATTGTCGAGTTGCGCGCGCTCGGCTGGCGACCGCCCCCCGAATAG
- a CDS encoding M23 family metallopeptidase codes for MRPFVLFSLVALAACGSHESTAPANDNPYGITATGPGVFTVLPLDSSTLVSGTPLGYLAPPGHVLPTDHVYLNFVDPWSGSPTPPDCSPRPVRAIGSGVIDFVLQTESTGDLKVEVLMTRTFRYYYDHILLKPGVRVGTRVQVGDTIGTTTGRCPSMDLGVVDDDAPVPGRLVPARYGASLHVASPYRYFIEPLRSWLRARVRTIDGRPIDPDGKTDYGVAGRLSGDWFHTSIATSASELVNGPAGWPKSVSFTYDWTDGTPRISIGGTLTEAGVLKIAATDPDPRTVDQSRGLVIFRGTPVMGRIGAGWVLAQLLSESRVRLEYVPATQPTPTAFSAAAQEYVR; via the coding sequence ATGCGCCCCTTCGTCCTCTTCAGTCTCGTCGCCCTCGCCGCCTGCGGTTCGCACGAGAGCACGGCGCCCGCGAACGACAATCCGTACGGCATCACCGCCACCGGCCCCGGAGTCTTCACGGTCCTGCCGCTCGACAGCAGCACCCTCGTGTCGGGGACGCCCCTCGGCTATCTGGCGCCACCGGGCCACGTGCTGCCCACCGATCACGTCTATCTGAATTTCGTGGACCCGTGGAGTGGGAGCCCCACGCCGCCCGATTGTTCGCCGCGCCCCGTGCGCGCGATCGGCAGCGGCGTCATCGACTTCGTGCTGCAGACCGAATCCACGGGGGATCTCAAGGTCGAAGTCCTGATGACGCGTACCTTCCGCTACTACTACGACCACATTCTGCTGAAGCCCGGCGTTCGAGTCGGTACCCGCGTCCAGGTGGGTGATACCATCGGGACGACCACGGGCCGGTGTCCGAGCATGGACCTCGGCGTCGTGGACGACGACGCACCAGTACCCGGGCGGCTCGTGCCGGCACGTTATGGCGCCTCGCTGCATGTGGCGTCGCCGTACCGCTACTTCATTGAACCGCTACGCAGCTGGTTGCGCGCGCGCGTGCGAACGATCGATGGCCGTCCGATCGATCCCGATGGCAAGACCGACTACGGCGTGGCCGGTCGACTCTCCGGCGACTGGTTCCATACGTCCATTGCGACCTCGGCATCCGAGCTCGTGAACGGCCCCGCCGGCTGGCCCAAGAGCGTGTCGTTCACCTATGACTGGACCGATGGCACGCCGCGCATCTCCATCGGGGGCACCCTCACCGAGGCCGGCGTCCTGAAAATCGCCGCCACCGATCCCGACCCGCGCACGGTAGACCAGTCGCGCGGTCTCGTCATCTTTCGCGGAACGCCCGTGATGGGGCGCATCGGCGCCGGGTGGGTGCTCGCGCAACTCCTCAGCGAATCGCGGGTACGGCTCGAGTACGTACCCGCCACGCAGCCAACGCCGACCGCCTTCAGCGCCGCGGCGCAGGAGTACGTCCGCTAA
- a CDS encoding LuxR C-terminal-related transcriptional regulator, with amino-acid sequence MHAERDAESDPMTGSLSAIMAAFLFFVVVAGVVDLVLDRPASWLTLHVAWEVLTVVVSLSFSIVLFRRWRASTAALRDTQHSLAATTAALAQRQQERDAWRASAEQALQGFGAAIDGQFTTWQLTRAEREVALLLLKGLGHKQVAAQLGRSERTVRQQAVDVYRKAGVQGRSELAAFFLQDVSLPGD; translated from the coding sequence ATGCACGCGGAACGTGACGCCGAATCGGACCCGATGACCGGATCGCTCAGCGCGATCATGGCCGCGTTCCTGTTCTTTGTGGTTGTGGCGGGCGTCGTCGATCTCGTGCTCGACCGCCCGGCCTCCTGGCTCACGCTGCACGTCGCCTGGGAAGTGCTCACCGTTGTGGTGAGTCTGAGCTTCTCCATTGTTCTCTTCCGCCGCTGGCGTGCCTCCACCGCGGCGCTCCGCGACACCCAGCACAGCCTGGCCGCCACCACCGCCGCGCTGGCCCAGCGCCAGCAGGAGCGCGACGCCTGGCGCGCGAGCGCCGAACAGGCCCTGCAGGGATTCGGCGCGGCGATCGACGGGCAGTTCACCACCTGGCAGCTCACCCGCGCCGAACGCGAAGTCGCCCTGCTCCTGCTCAAGGGACTCGGCCACAAGCAGGTCGCCGCCCAGCTTGGCCGCTCCGAACGCACCGTCCGCCAGCAGGCCGTCGACGTGTACCGGAAAGCCGGCGTGCAGGGCCGCAGCGAACTCGCCGCCTTCTTTCTTCAGGACGTCAGCCTCCCCGGCGACTAG
- a CDS encoding TetR/AcrR family transcriptional regulator yields MARPKAFDPAQIVPLVGQVFRVRGYAGASLATLEEATGLGRQSLYDTFGDKAGLFASALAHEVAAEEARIAQLFDEAAAGVSALRAYLLGRATRVLEQGGCVFAWAALERGADPGVQQALSSLQTRLLGAVATVLAIAVRRGEVRGTAPVAALARAVVNHWASVPVRVGSGATLSDLTADLEALIGILRGR; encoded by the coding sequence ATGGCCCGCCCCAAAGCCTTCGATCCTGCGCAGATCGTCCCGCTGGTCGGGCAGGTCTTTCGCGTCCGGGGCTACGCCGGGGCATCGCTGGCCACCCTCGAGGAGGCGACCGGGTTGGGCCGCCAAAGTCTCTACGACACCTTCGGTGACAAGGCGGGGCTCTTCGCGAGCGCACTGGCGCACGAGGTTGCTGCCGAAGAGGCGCGGATCGCTCAGCTGTTCGATGAGGCGGCGGCTGGTGTCAGCGCCCTGCGGGCCTATCTGCTCGGGCGGGCCACCCGGGTCCTCGAGCAGGGCGGCTGTGTATTCGCCTGGGCCGCGCTGGAGCGCGGCGCCGACCCCGGCGTGCAACAGGCGTTGTCCTCCCTGCAGACCCGCCTGCTCGGCGCCGTGGCCACCGTCCTCGCCATCGCCGTCCGGCGCGGCGAGGTACGGGGGACCGCACCCGTGGCCGCGCTGGCCCGCGCCGTGGTGAACCACTGGGCCAGCGTGCCGGTCCGGGTCGGCTCCGGCGCCACCCTCAGCGACCTCACCGCCGATCTTGAGGCGCTGATCGGCATCCTGCGCGGTCGCTGA
- a CDS encoding ketoacyl-ACP synthase III, with the protein MTRYAAITGWGEGLPPAVLTNDDLSTFLETSDEWIVQRTGMKERRVSHVSAIEMATIASKRALACAGLDASALELIVYGSCSPDEQVPNSASGVQVAIGATRAAAMDVNTACTSFLYGLSSATAMIQSGMVQNALVIGVEYISPFMDWSNRNVAVLFGDGAAAVVLQASDTPSGVIGTVLGCDAEARQTLRVRGMGCSYVNGGLTYGDTLWDFDGQAIFKRAVHGMSEACARVMREAGVTADDIDLVVPHQANLRIIEAVAKYAGVPMERVMVTVHKYGNMSAATVPVSLVDALKEGRITPGSLVLMPGFGGGLTFGALLVRWGDRVTPLGTSDAAFPPAPHTALEMVNAIRARQVHKERSQQALLETRFIESMLAPA; encoded by the coding sequence GTGACGCGCTACGCGGCCATCACCGGTTGGGGCGAAGGGCTCCCGCCCGCCGTCCTGACCAACGACGACCTGTCCACCTTCCTCGAGACGTCCGACGAATGGATCGTCCAGCGCACCGGCATGAAGGAGCGCCGGGTGTCGCATGTCTCGGCGATCGAGATGGCGACCATCGCCAGTAAGCGCGCCCTCGCCTGTGCGGGCCTCGACGCATCGGCGCTCGAGCTCATCGTGTACGGCAGCTGCTCCCCCGATGAGCAGGTCCCAAACTCGGCCTCCGGCGTGCAGGTCGCCATCGGGGCGACGCGCGCCGCGGCGATGGATGTGAATACGGCGTGCACGAGCTTCCTCTACGGTCTCTCGAGCGCCACCGCGATGATCCAGAGCGGCATGGTGCAGAACGCGCTCGTCATCGGCGTGGAGTACATCAGCCCGTTCATGGACTGGAGCAACCGCAACGTGGCCGTGCTCTTTGGCGACGGCGCGGCGGCGGTGGTGCTGCAGGCCAGCGATACGCCGAGCGGCGTGATCGGCACCGTACTCGGCTGCGATGCCGAGGCGCGGCAGACACTCCGCGTGCGCGGGATGGGATGCAGCTATGTGAACGGCGGCCTCACCTACGGCGACACCCTGTGGGACTTTGACGGGCAGGCCATCTTCAAGCGCGCCGTGCACGGGATGAGCGAAGCGTGCGCCCGGGTAATGCGCGAGGCCGGCGTCACCGCGGATGACATCGATCTCGTGGTACCGCATCAGGCCAACCTGCGCATCATCGAGGCGGTGGCGAAGTATGCCGGCGTGCCGATGGAGCGCGTCATGGTCACCGTGCACAAGTACGGCAACATGAGCGCCGCCACCGTGCCGGTGAGCCTGGTGGACGCGCTCAAGGAAGGGCGCATCACCCCGGGCTCGCTGGTGTTGATGCCCGGCTTTGGTGGTGGACTGACGTTCGGCGCGCTGCTCGTGCGCTGGGGCGATCGGGTGACGCCGCTCGGTACGAGTGACGCCGCCTTCCCCCCGGCACCGCATACCGCACTCGAGATGGTGAACGCGATCCGGGCCCGGCAGGTGCACAAGGAGCGCTCGCAGCAGGCGCTGCTCGAGACGCGGTTCATCGAAAGCATGCTCGCGCCGGCCTAG
- a CDS encoding HAMP domain-containing histidine kinase, translating to MLSVGHHPLESAREAALRLLSRLVLWLWTPVFGAGLISRWNEPGTRPLILLVLGGLPFVGWLLQRPRWPAEQRARYAIAVIMLISIVPMIVNAPRALSTMAVVVVLTLSMLFYGMRASLGVLAAYVVAVVLNLVLSANNLVTPTAPEYLQPVTYRIVTILVMFTGLWFSARVLQQTIHIYRDAQAEAEARLQAMLEAQREVEVLQRRELVNVVTTGMTHDLANIVQVMTATAELLEEHPLPAEAQVAIRDLRRVGDEASTRLRTILTVGRETGADDTTAMPSELFARLDLILRPLMGQRVQVELKNEADAPLAIDRGRLEQVLINLALNARDAMPAGGTLRVHAYPQEDGVLFDVQDTGTGIATEVQRRMWEPFFTTKTCARGTGLGLAMVSRILEGARGRVRVSSAVGRGTTFSVWVPTAPV from the coding sequence ATGCTCTCGGTGGGACATCATCCGCTCGAATCGGCACGAGAGGCGGCGTTGCGCCTCCTCTCGCGATTGGTGCTGTGGCTTTGGACGCCGGTCTTTGGTGCGGGACTGATCTCGCGCTGGAATGAGCCGGGCACGCGCCCGCTCATCCTGCTGGTGTTGGGAGGTCTGCCATTCGTGGGGTGGCTGCTGCAACGCCCGCGCTGGCCCGCGGAGCAGCGCGCCCGGTACGCGATTGCGGTCATCATGCTGATCTCGATCGTCCCGATGATCGTGAATGCCCCGCGCGCGCTCAGCACGATGGCAGTCGTGGTGGTGCTCACGCTCTCCATGCTGTTCTACGGCATGCGGGCCTCACTCGGCGTGCTGGCGGCGTATGTGGTGGCGGTCGTCCTCAATCTCGTCCTCTCCGCCAACAACCTCGTCACTCCAACGGCGCCCGAATATCTGCAGCCGGTGACGTATCGCATCGTCACCATTCTGGTGATGTTCACGGGGCTGTGGTTCAGCGCACGGGTACTGCAGCAGACCATCCACATCTACCGTGATGCGCAGGCCGAAGCGGAGGCCCGCCTGCAGGCCATGCTGGAGGCGCAGCGGGAAGTCGAGGTGCTGCAGCGCCGCGAGCTGGTAAATGTCGTCACCACCGGGATGACGCACGATCTGGCGAACATCGTGCAGGTGATGACCGCTACGGCCGAGCTGCTCGAAGAGCATCCGCTACCCGCGGAGGCGCAGGTGGCGATCCGTGATCTGCGTCGGGTGGGCGACGAGGCGTCGACGCGCCTGCGCACGATTCTGACGGTGGGGCGGGAGACGGGGGCCGACGATACCACCGCGATGCCGAGCGAGCTCTTCGCTCGACTCGACCTGATCTTGCGCCCGCTCATGGGGCAGCGGGTGCAGGTCGAGCTGAAGAATGAAGCCGACGCGCCCCTCGCCATCGATCGCGGACGACTCGAACAGGTTCTCATCAACCTCGCGCTCAACGCGCGCGACGCGATGCCGGCCGGTGGCACGCTACGCGTGCACGCCTATCCGCAGGAAGACGGTGTGCTCTTTGACGTGCAGGATACCGGCACCGGTATTGCCACGGAGGTGCAGCGACGCATGTGGGAGCCCTTCTTCACCACCAAGACGTGCGCGCGCGGTACGGGGCTTGGGCTCGCGATGGTGAGCCGGATTCTCGAAGGGGCCCGTGGCCGGGTGCGCGTGAGCAGCGCCGTGGGGCGGGGCACGACCTTCAGTGTGTGGGTGCCAACGGCGCCCGTGTGA
- a CDS encoding zinc-dependent metalloprotease: MLRRPLATGLVPLLLALPAGAQDAPFLRVRIDDARNRALLEIPAAQLNKDFLHQVTIATGLGNGSLDRGSTGPNGIVRLERRGNRVLLVRDNWGVRTLTGDAVQQKAARDAFPRSIVGSFPIERDSSGVIVADASSLFLGDAYGVAENLRGAAPGAGAYRVDAARSYIDGERTKAFPRNVEVHAVLTFVTDQGGRGGRGGLAPDAKAMTFEEHHSLVMLPDTTGFRPRIADPRYGYGTTSFADLSEPLSGDYRSGYVNRWRLIPKDPAAYARGELVEPVTPITYYLDPSTPEPYKSAMKEGGNWWAKVFEGAGFKNAFRVLDLPAGADPMDARYSMLFWLHRNGPGPSVGGSYSDPRTGEIIRGMARMDAWRSLIDYNIWAGAVPAAGPNGPNVTAEAFAMARRRQHAAHEIGHTIGLQHNYIASTQNRSSVMDYPFPFITVAKDGTLDLRDAYRTGPGAWDSLAINLGYHWFPDAAKEKTGLAAIMKDGIARNVRFINDTYANSNTPNPFVTRWEEGATAFDAVNRTRAVRRVLIDKFDERAIQPGEPMALLNMRFTHAYLHHRYSLEAVAKYVGGEDFSFALRGDGQVPTRLIAADEQRKALTLALDAIQPAELTVPDRVQALIPPAPPGFNGDQIWAEGYTGPTFDPVTLGGGLATEVIGYLLDRERAARLVVQASRDANQLTLDEVISTILTRTWGSPAPASAAERAMQRAAQRSALDILLDLAGDAKAMPDVRAAAVHHIKALQTRLGGMTGADDAAKAHISAALFDIQRFVDGNDKPELRPRYQVIVLPWP, translated from the coding sequence ATGCTTCGACGCCCCCTCGCGACCGGCCTCGTCCCGCTCCTGCTGGCGCTTCCCGCCGGCGCTCAGGACGCCCCCTTCCTCCGCGTCCGCATCGACGACGCCCGCAATCGGGCACTGCTCGAGATCCCCGCGGCGCAGCTGAACAAGGACTTCCTCCATCAGGTCACCATCGCCACCGGCCTGGGGAACGGCAGCCTCGATCGCGGCTCCACCGGCCCCAACGGCATCGTGCGCCTGGAGCGTCGGGGCAATCGCGTCCTGCTGGTGCGCGACAACTGGGGCGTGCGCACCCTCACCGGCGACGCCGTCCAGCAGAAGGCCGCGCGCGATGCCTTCCCGCGCTCCATCGTCGGCTCCTTTCCGATTGAGCGCGACTCGAGCGGGGTGATCGTCGCCGATGCCTCGTCGCTCTTCCTGGGCGATGCCTACGGGGTGGCGGAAAACCTGCGCGGCGCCGCGCCCGGCGCCGGTGCCTATCGCGTCGATGCGGCGCGCAGCTACATCGACGGCGAGCGCACCAAGGCGTTCCCGCGCAACGTCGAGGTGCATGCGGTCCTCACCTTCGTGACCGACCAGGGCGGCCGCGGCGGGCGCGGTGGGCTTGCCCCCGATGCGAAGGCCATGACGTTCGAGGAGCACCACTCGCTGGTGATGCTCCCGGATACCACGGGCTTCCGTCCGCGCATCGCCGACCCGCGCTACGGATACGGCACCACGTCCTTTGCCGATCTCTCCGAGCCGCTCAGTGGCGACTACCGCAGCGGCTACGTGAACCGCTGGCGCCTCATCCCCAAGGATCCCGCCGCGTACGCGCGCGGTGAACTGGTGGAGCCGGTCACGCCGATCACCTACTACCTCGACCCCTCCACGCCCGAGCCGTACAAGTCGGCGATGAAGGAAGGCGGCAACTGGTGGGCCAAGGTCTTTGAGGGCGCGGGCTTCAAGAATGCCTTTCGCGTGCTCGATCTTCCGGCGGGCGCCGATCCGATGGATGCCCGCTACAGCATGCTCTTCTGGCTGCATCGCAACGGGCCTGGCCCGAGCGTCGGCGGCAGCTACTCCGATCCGCGCACCGGCGAAATCATTCGCGGCATGGCGCGCATGGACGCGTGGCGCTCGCTGATCGACTACAACATCTGGGCCGGCGCCGTGCCGGCGGCGGGCCCGAATGGTCCCAACGTGACCGCCGAGGCGTTCGCCATGGCCCGTCGCCGTCAGCATGCGGCGCACGAAATCGGCCACACGATCGGTCTCCAGCACAACTACATCGCGAGCACGCAGAACCGCTCGAGCGTGATGGACTATCCGTTCCCGTTCATCACCGTTGCCAAGGATGGCACGCTCGATCTGCGCGACGCCTACCGCACCGGCCCCGGCGCGTGGGACTCGCTCGCCATCAACCTCGGCTATCACTGGTTCCCCGACGCCGCGAAGGAAAAGACGGGGCTCGCCGCCATCATGAAGGACGGCATCGCCCGCAACGTGCGCTTCATCAACGACACGTACGCCAACAGCAACACGCCCAATCCCTTCGTGACGCGGTGGGAAGAGGGCGCGACGGCGTTCGATGCGGTCAATCGCACGCGGGCCGTGCGGCGGGTGCTGATCGACAAGTTCGACGAGCGCGCGATTCAGCCCGGCGAACCGATGGCGCTCCTCAACATGCGATTCACCCACGCGTACCTGCATCACCGGTACTCGCTGGAGGCGGTGGCCAAGTACGTGGGCGGCGAAGACTTCAGCTTTGCGCTGCGCGGCGACGGGCAGGTGCCGACGCGTCTCATCGCGGCCGATGAGCAGCGCAAGGCGCTCACTCTGGCCCTCGACGCCATCCAGCCCGCCGAACTCACGGTGCCCGATCGCGTGCAGGCGCTCATTCCGCCGGCTCCTCCGGGCTTCAACGGCGATCAGATCTGGGCCGAGGGCTACACGGGTCCCACATTCGATCCGGTGACGCTCGGTGGGGGGCTCGCCACCGAAGTGATCGGCTATCTGCTCGACCGTGAGCGCGCCGCGCGCCTGGTGGTGCAGGCGTCGCGCGACGCCAATCAGCTCACGCTCGACGAAGTGATCAGCACGATCCTCACCCGCACGTGGGGATCGCCGGCACCCGCATCCGCGGCCGAGCGGGCCATGCAGCGCGCGGCGCAGCGTTCGGCGCTGGATATCCTGCTCGACCTCGCGGGCGATGCGAAGGCGATGCCCGATGTGCGCGCGGCGGCGGTGCACCATATTAAGGCCCTCCAGACTCGCCTGGGCGGCATGACCGGCGCCGACGATGCGGCGAAGGCGCACATCAGCGCCGCGCTCTTCGATATCCAGCGTTTTGTGGACGGGAATGACAAGCCGGAGCTGCGGCCACGCTATCAGGTGATCGTGCTGCCCTGGCCGTAA